Proteins from a genomic interval of Beijerinckia indica subsp. indica ATCC 9039:
- a CDS encoding radical SAM protein produces the protein MTHSLPVDDLRERALSQMRSPYEMKIICIDITNKCDLACSNCTRLLENQDMHWEMTLENFRLAVRSLADYPGIVAIIGGNPVMHRNFTEICEIFVEELPRKEQRGLWTNNVFKHSELAKEVFGIFNLNPHGVERGIKSLADLKDLGWYHEGHSSHSPLLTAGKDLFDEEDMWERIAHCDVNQDWSASIVQNNGQLRAYFCEVAASFDLARGTDHGIEPVPGWWRRSVSDFKDQVAHFCPGCGVPARLEGSMDFEKVDTYTSSNADLALKSLKKNRKIIELTSDQISKGIDHKVTQYSKNLRGIVDTKPTLMDRIRSMFGY, from the coding sequence ATGACTCACTCTTTACCCGTCGACGATTTGCGCGAACGAGCCCTCAGCCAGATGCGCAGTCCTTACGAGATGAAGATCATCTGCATCGACATTACGAATAAATGCGATCTGGCCTGTTCCAATTGCACGCGGCTCCTCGAAAATCAGGATATGCATTGGGAAATGACGCTGGAAAATTTTCGGCTAGCCGTGCGCAGTCTCGCGGATTATCCGGGCATTGTCGCCATCATCGGTGGCAATCCAGTCATGCACCGCAACTTTACCGAAATCTGTGAGATTTTCGTCGAGGAATTGCCGCGCAAGGAACAGCGCGGTCTTTGGACGAACAATGTTTTCAAACATAGCGAACTTGCCAAGGAAGTTTTTGGCATCTTCAACCTCAATCCGCATGGGGTCGAGCGCGGGATCAAATCCCTGGCGGACCTTAAGGATCTCGGTTGGTATCACGAGGGTCATTCGTCGCATTCACCGCTTTTGACCGCGGGCAAAGACCTGTTCGACGAAGAAGACATGTGGGAGCGTATCGCTCATTGCGACGTCAACCAGGATTGGTCGGCGAGCATCGTGCAGAACAACGGACAATTACGCGCCTATTTTTGTGAAGTCGCCGCCTCCTTCGATCTTGCGCGCGGCACCGATCATGGGATCGAGCCGGTGCCTGGATGGTGGCGGCGCTCCGTTTCGGATTTCAAGGATCAGGTCGCCCATTTCTGTCCTGGCTGCGGCGTGCCCGCAAGGCTCGAAGGATCCATGGATTTCGAAAAGGTTGACACCTACACGTCGAGCAACGCCGATCTGGCTCTCAAATCCTTGAAGAAAAACAGAAAGATCATCGAACTCACAAGCGATCAGATCAGCAAGGGTATCGACCATAAGGTGACGCAATATTCCAAGAATCTGCGCGGGATAGTGGATACGAAACCGACCCTGATGGATCGAATAAGATCAATGTTTGGATACTGA
- a CDS encoding glucan ABC transporter ATP-binding protein/ permease, translating to MSILSTYWRVLQFLGGERRLALILAFANLALAAAQFAEPVLFGRIIDRLSSTEGAGRFPTFQELLPLIGAWVGFGLFSILAAVLVALHSDRLAHRRRMAVTGLYFEHVLNLPLSFHASVHSGRLLKTMLDGSSGMFGLWLSFFRENCASLAALVFLLPLSLFLNWRLGSLLIVLLVLFGCLIAFVLHRTHALQQSVEQYNSSLAEQASDALGNISVIQSFTRIELEANALRQIIDHVLAAQMPVLNWWAVAAVGARASATLALLGIFLLGTWLNLRGLATIGQIVTFMNLATMLIARLEQVIGFFNTLFLQAPKMQDFFKVLDTVPRVADSPKAIDPSRLHGRVSFENVSFSYDGRKPAVSHLAFEVAAGETVALVGATGSGKSTTLGLLHRVFDPQEGRVTIDGLDIRTMSLQGLRRNIGVVFQEPMLFARSIEENLRVGKPDATPAEIALALERSQAADFVARQENGLATIVGERGRSLSGGERQRLAIARALLKDPPIMILDEATSALDATTERQLQEALETATKGRTTFIIAHRLATIREAKRIFVFDHGHIVETGSFDELVALGGRFATLAKAQFMVGARPEDPETGGKPPKPSP from the coding sequence ATGTCGATACTCTCCACTTATTGGCGCGTCCTCCAGTTTCTCGGTGGCGAGAGACGTTTGGCACTCATTCTCGCTTTCGCCAATCTCGCTTTGGCGGCGGCGCAATTCGCCGAGCCGGTCCTGTTCGGCCGTATCATCGATCGCCTGAGCAGCACCGAGGGCGCCGGTCGATTTCCGACTTTTCAGGAATTGCTGCCGCTGATTGGCGCCTGGGTCGGTTTCGGCCTGTTTTCAATCCTGGCGGCGGTTTTGGTCGCGCTTCACTCCGACCGTTTGGCGCACCGACGCCGTATGGCCGTGACCGGCCTCTATTTCGAGCATGTGCTGAACCTGCCGCTGAGTTTTCACGCGTCCGTCCATTCGGGGCGCCTGTTGAAAACCATGCTCGATGGTTCGAGCGGCATGTTCGGCCTGTGGCTCTCCTTTTTTCGGGAAAATTGCGCCTCGCTGGCCGCACTGGTTTTTCTGCTGCCGCTCTCGCTCTTCCTGAATTGGCGGCTCGGCTCGCTGCTCATCGTGCTGCTCGTGCTATTTGGCTGCCTGATCGCTTTCGTGCTTCACCGCACGCATGCCTTGCAACAATCGGTCGAGCAATACAATAGTTCGCTGGCCGAACAGGCCTCCGACGCGCTCGGCAATATTTCGGTGATCCAGAGCTTCACCCGCATCGAGCTTGAAGCCAATGCCTTGCGGCAAATCATCGATCACGTGCTTGCGGCGCAAATGCCGGTCTTGAACTGGTGGGCTGTCGCCGCTGTTGGCGCCAGAGCCTCCGCCACCCTGGCCCTGCTGGGTATTTTCCTGCTCGGCACCTGGCTCAATCTGCGGGGCTTGGCAACGATCGGCCAGATCGTCACTTTCATGAATCTCGCGACCATGCTCATTGCTCGTCTGGAACAGGTGATCGGCTTCTTCAACACATTATTCCTGCAAGCACCGAAGATGCAGGACTTCTTCAAAGTTCTCGATACTGTTCCGCGGGTTGCCGATAGTCCCAAGGCGATCGACCCCAGCCGCCTTCATGGACGCGTGTCATTTGAAAATGTGAGCTTTTCCTACGACGGGCGCAAACCCGCCGTCTCGCACCTTGCCTTCGAGGTAGCCGCCGGCGAAACCGTGGCTTTGGTCGGCGCCACGGGGTCCGGCAAATCGACAACACTTGGCCTTCTCCATCGCGTCTTCGATCCGCAGGAAGGCCGCGTCACGATCGATGGCTTGGATATTCGCACCATGAGCCTTCAGGGCCTGCGCCGGAATATTGGGGTCGTCTTTCAGGAACCGATGCTGTTTGCCCGCTCGATCGAGGAGAATTTGCGGGTCGGCAAGCCGGATGCGACGCCGGCCGAAATAGCCTTGGCTTTGGAGCGCTCGCAAGCGGCGGATTTCGTCGCCCGGCAGGAGAATGGCCTTGCGACCATTGTCGGCGAGCGCGGCCGCTCGCTCTCCGGCGGCGAGCGTCAGCGCCTTGCCATTGCCCGCGCCTTGCTCAAGGACCCGCCCATCATGATCCTTGACGAGGCGACCTCTGCCCTCGACGCCACGACTGAAAGGCAATTGCAGGAGGCTCTCGAAACGGCGACCAAAGGGCGCACGACGTTCATCATCGCGCATCGGCTGGCGACGATTAGAGAGGCGAAACGAATTTTCGTCTTCGACCATGGCCATATTGTCGAAACCGGCAGTTTTGACGAACTCGTCGCACTAGGGGGCCGTTTCGCCACCTTGGCCAAAGCGCAATTCATGGTTGGCGCCCGTCCCGAGGACCCGGAAACGGGCGGCAAGCCGCCAAAACCGTCGCCCTGA
- a CDS encoding glycosyltransferase family 2 protein: MSFQLQPPLVSLIILNYNYGRFLRDAIASAQRQTYLHKECIIVDDASTDDSHEILDQAQHDWPDLQILKLNINSGQSAAALAGLARAKGDYILFLDADDILFPECVAHHLSVHMSSRRAVGFSCCDAMQIVGERMVIARNGNISASFLRLPMDMALISDSAVTQLASHGIYLPATTPEMVRYIPPNHGGWPWSTTSSMFFRKEALDLIRDASGLHGLRIATDNYLAHAINFLTGSLILNEQLVGYRLHGGNGFNKRPALDGFICHNRIDEHFDKTCRVFLDDLMTRYAHYSAFMDVPERILEICLKVDVPDTEPGLPYWAARSRFAHLLMERYHELEPFVGRTKMQEWMRRANIPIWIRKRCEPRASPQKWRPLLSLRRR; the protein is encoded by the coding sequence ATGAGTTTCCAGCTACAACCGCCACTCGTCTCCCTTATCATTCTGAACTACAATTACGGACGCTTTCTCCGAGATGCCATTGCGTCCGCGCAAAGGCAAACCTATTTGCATAAGGAATGTATCATTGTCGATGATGCCTCGACGGACGACAGCCATGAGATCCTTGATCAAGCCCAGCACGATTGGCCGGATTTACAGATTCTCAAGTTGAACATCAATTCCGGTCAATCCGCTGCTGCCCTTGCTGGCCTCGCCCGGGCCAAAGGCGATTACATCTTATTTTTGGATGCCGACGACATTCTCTTTCCAGAATGCGTCGCTCATCATCTTTCGGTTCATATGTCATCGCGCCGGGCGGTCGGCTTTTCCTGTTGCGATGCCATGCAGATCGTTGGCGAACGCATGGTCATTGCCCGTAATGGGAATATATCGGCGAGCTTCCTACGTTTGCCCATGGACATGGCTCTCATCTCCGACTCGGCAGTAACGCAACTCGCCTCACATGGCATCTATCTGCCGGCCACGACGCCGGAAATGGTCCGCTACATTCCCCCTAACCATGGAGGCTGGCCCTGGTCCACCACCTCCTCCATGTTTTTCCGCAAGGAAGCCCTCGACCTGATTCGCGACGCATCCGGCCTCCATGGCTTGCGGATCGCGACCGACAATTATCTTGCCCATGCGATTAATTTCTTGACCGGAAGCCTCATTCTGAATGAGCAACTCGTCGGCTATCGCCTGCATGGCGGGAATGGATTCAACAAGCGGCCAGCACTCGACGGCTTCATCTGTCACAACCGGATCGATGAACATTTCGACAAAACCTGTCGGGTGTTCCTCGACGATTTGATGACGCGCTATGCTCATTATAGCGCCTTCATGGACGTCCCAGAACGAATTCTCGAGATCTGCCTGAAAGTAGATGTCCCCGATACTGAGCCAGGATTGCCTTATTGGGCAGCGCGATCGCGTTTTGCCCATCTGCTAATGGAGCGATACCACGAGCTGGAACCCTTTGTCGGCCGCACGAAAATGCAGGAATGGATGCGGCGTGCGAATATTCCGATTTGGATTCGAAAGCGGTGTGAACCAAGAGCATCACCTCAAAAGTGGAGACCACTTTTGAGTTTGAGGCGACGATAA
- the rpoH gene encoding RNA polymerase sigma factor RpoH, with translation MATALPMISGESGLTRYLNEIRRFPMLEPQEEYMLAKRWREHEDPDAAQRLVTSHLRLVAKIAMGYRGYGLPIGEVVSEGNVGLMQAVKRFEPDKGFRLATYAMWWIRASIQEYILRSWSLVKMGTTASQKKLFFNLRKAKSQISALDEGDLRPDQVALIATRLGVTGQEVIDMNRRMSGDASLNAPLREEGEGEWQDWLVDDQANQEHVLADQEESANRLGALRQALDVLNPRERRIFEARRLADDPVTLEALSDEFDISRERVRQIEVRAFEKVQAAVKAGVARIEASLALPAPAAA, from the coding sequence ATGGCTACCGCATTGCCGATGATTTCGGGCGAGAGTGGTCTCACCCGCTACCTGAACGAAATCCGCCGCTTCCCCATGCTGGAGCCGCAGGAAGAATATATGCTCGCCAAGCGCTGGCGGGAGCATGAAGACCCTGATGCCGCCCAGCGGCTCGTCACCTCGCATCTGCGTCTCGTCGCCAAGATCGCCATGGGCTATCGCGGCTATGGCCTCCCCATCGGCGAGGTTGTTTCCGAGGGTAACGTCGGCCTCATGCAGGCCGTCAAGCGGTTCGAACCCGATAAAGGTTTCCGTCTGGCGACTTATGCCATGTGGTGGATCCGCGCCTCGATTCAAGAGTATATTTTGCGTTCCTGGTCACTCGTCAAAATGGGCACGACCGCGAGCCAGAAGAAACTCTTCTTCAACCTGCGCAAGGCCAAGAGCCAGATCTCGGCTTTGGACGAAGGTGATCTGCGCCCGGATCAGGTCGCGTTGATCGCCACGCGTCTCGGCGTCACGGGACAGGAAGTGATCGACATGAACCGCCGCATGTCCGGCGATGCCTCCCTGAACGCGCCTCTGCGCGAGGAAGGGGAAGGCGAGTGGCAGGATTGGCTGGTCGACGATCAGGCCAATCAGGAACATGTCCTTGCCGATCAGGAAGAAAGCGCCAATCGTCTTGGCGCCCTGCGGCAGGCGCTCGATGTCCTGAATCCGCGCGAGCGGCGGATTTTCGAGGCCCGCCGTCTGGCCGATGATCCGGTCACTCTGGAGGCTTTGTCGGACGAGTTCGACATTTCACGCGAGCGCGTGCGCCAGATCGAAGTTCGTGCCTTCGAGAAAGTGCAGGCCGCCGTCAAGGCCGGCGTGGCGCGGATCGAGGCTTCTCTCGCCCTGCCCGCCCCCGCCGCCGCGTGA
- a CDS encoding glycosyltransferase family 2 protein, which yields MNKPEFLPHKTIAPRLTELPLVSVIIVNYNYGRFLWQAVTSVFQQTYSNFECIIIDNASADESADVLTRIEETYPDTIIIRRKENSGQSSASIEGYAASSGEYIVFLDADDCLLPDCLSTHIFVHLSLRIPVGFSSGDMLQSVGQRLVLGTVTGISDYIRSGKGRTECLLRRIDYASGNIWPLPSPDDDFEADVHFVPPENVTSWAWAPTSGNCFRRDALQLFLGNKRLQDLRSCTDAYLLRGIGSLMGSVLIDRAIAIYRLHGQNVFSKSPQLNGILIYERGTPSDNDLFARRLLIDYFIDNAALFMRKLPAQQTFLHVLKRLDAIDPKLPPAIPGCHSYLASKLVLSFNPIAQAIGTRSLIMTLLSMRVPPSVIIRAYCKHWPARLMKQVN from the coding sequence ATGAACAAACCTGAATTCTTGCCGCACAAGACGATAGCCCCCCGTCTTACGGAGCTGCCTCTCGTCAGTGTGATCATCGTCAATTACAATTACGGGCGTTTTCTCTGGCAAGCCGTTACATCCGTCTTTCAACAGACCTATTCAAATTTCGAATGTATCATCATTGACAATGCCTCGGCCGATGAGAGCGCGGACGTTCTGACACGGATCGAGGAAACTTATCCAGATACGATCATTATCCGGCGCAAGGAGAATTCCGGCCAAAGCAGTGCGTCCATCGAAGGCTATGCCGCCAGTTCAGGCGAATATATCGTCTTTCTTGATGCCGATGATTGTCTCCTGCCAGATTGCCTCAGCACACATATTTTTGTGCATTTATCCTTGCGTATTCCAGTGGGTTTCAGCTCGGGCGATATGTTGCAATCGGTCGGGCAGCGCCTCGTTCTCGGCACGGTCACAGGCATCAGTGACTATATACGATCCGGAAAGGGACGGACGGAATGTCTGCTCCGCCGTATCGATTATGCCAGCGGAAACATATGGCCTCTCCCGTCCCCCGATGACGATTTCGAGGCGGATGTTCATTTCGTGCCGCCTGAAAACGTCACGTCTTGGGCCTGGGCTCCCACATCCGGCAATTGTTTTCGTCGCGATGCGCTTCAACTTTTCCTGGGGAACAAGCGTCTGCAAGACCTGCGTTCCTGCACCGACGCTTATCTATTGCGCGGGATCGGGTCCTTGATGGGAAGCGTCTTGATCGACCGCGCCATAGCCATCTATCGGCTGCATGGGCAAAATGTCTTCTCCAAGTCACCGCAGCTCAATGGCATCCTCATTTATGAGCGCGGGACCCCCTCCGACAATGATCTTTTCGCGCGGCGGCTGCTGATCGATTATTTCATCGACAATGCCGCCTTGTTCATGAGGAAACTGCCCGCACAGCAGACTTTTCTCCATGTGCTCAAACGTCTTGATGCAATCGATCCAAAATTGCCGCCAGCCATTCCCGGCTGTCACAGCTATCTCGCCAGCAAGCTCGTCCTATCCTTCAATCCGATCGCGCAAGCCATCGGCACCCGTTCCTTAATCATGACTCTTTTGTCTATGCGCGTTCCCCCCTCTGTCATCATCCGGGCCTACTGCAAGCATTGGCCAGCACGCCTCATGAAGCAGGTGAACTGA
- a CDS encoding Rieske (2Fe-2S) protein: MASDDPSKPTITKADDLTVGGCAGSQIAANQGLYGAFIMRAKKVDKIEPPPPVAAQPAPPSGDVYVICDRRDIRDRMGKSFPLMRLWDDGKLRPWDIFISRFGKQYFAYENSCPHQNVRLDWEKNNFYEPNYLKVLMCGKHGAQFDPETGVCISGPCEGKRLTQILCFLDGDDVCITGVNINLDVEVEATVATDPNADAVLENNGFKLQQTKREFFK, from the coding sequence ATGGCGTCAGATGACCCTTCTAAGCCTACCATCACCAAGGCGGATGATCTGACCGTCGGCGGTTGCGCCGGCTCACAGATCGCGGCTAACCAAGGTCTTTACGGCGCTTTCATCATGCGCGCGAAAAAGGTCGATAAGATCGAGCCGCCGCCGCCTGTCGCCGCCCAGCCGGCGCCGCCGAGTGGCGATGTTTATGTGATCTGCGACCGGCGCGATATTCGCGACAGAATGGGCAAGAGCTTCCCGCTCATGCGCCTCTGGGACGATGGCAAATTGCGGCCTTGGGATATTTTCATCTCCCGCTTCGGCAAGCAATATTTCGCCTATGAGAATTCCTGCCCGCATCAGAACGTCCGGCTCGATTGGGAAAAGAACAATTTCTACGAGCCGAATTATCTGAAAGTTCTTATGTGCGGCAAACATGGCGCACAATTCGATCCGGAAACGGGCGTCTGCATTTCCGGCCCCTGCGAGGGCAAGAGATTGACACAAATTCTCTGTTTCCTCGATGGCGATGATGTCTGCATTACGGGTGTAAACATCAATCTCGATGTGGAAGTCGAGGCGACGGTCGCGACTGATCCGAATGCGGATGCCGTGCTCGAGAATAACGGCTTCAAGCTGCAGCAGACGAAGCGCGAATTCTTCAAATAG
- a CDS encoding glutathione binding-like protein, translated as MIDLYYWTTPNGHKITLFLEEAELPYRIHPVNIGKGEQFEPAFLAISPNNRIPAIVDQAPVDGGAPVSVFESGAILLYLAEKTGKFIGSDLRGRVATLEWLFWQMGGLGPMAGQNHHFSQYAPEKIPYAITRYVNETNRLYGVMNKRLADHAFLAGDHYSIADMAAYPWIVPYERQGQKLSDFPHLQRWFDAIATRPATLRAYAKAEDINKVPSVNDEESRRILFGQTARQ; from the coding sequence ATGATCGATCTTTATTATTGGACCACCCCGAACGGGCATAAGATCACGCTGTTCCTCGAGGAAGCGGAGCTTCCTTATCGCATCCATCCGGTCAATATCGGCAAAGGCGAGCAATTCGAGCCGGCCTTTCTCGCCATATCGCCCAATAATCGCATTCCTGCTATCGTCGATCAGGCTCCAGTCGATGGCGGCGCGCCGGTTTCCGTCTTCGAATCCGGGGCAATCCTCCTCTATCTCGCCGAGAAGACGGGCAAATTCATCGGCTCCGATCTCCGCGGCCGGGTGGCGACACTCGAATGGTTATTCTGGCAGATGGGCGGCCTCGGCCCTATGGCCGGGCAGAACCATCATTTCAGCCAATATGCGCCGGAAAAAATTCCTTATGCCATCACCCGCTATGTCAACGAGACCAACCGGCTCTATGGCGTGATGAACAAAAGACTGGCCGATCATGCCTTTCTCGCCGGCGACCATTATTCCATCGCCGACATGGCCGCCTATCCCTGGATCGTCCCCTACGAGAGACAAGGCCAGAAACTCAGCGATTTTCCCCATTTGCAACGCTGGTTCGACGCCATTGCCACGCGCCCCGCAACCTTGCGCGCTTATGCCAAAGCCGAAGACATCAACAAGG
- a CDS encoding RluA family pseudouridine synthase: MVETTPTPPTDEALLIRCVVGAEEAGQRLDRFLAERTETGAAFLSRMRIKTLIEQGHVSVDGEARLTASASVRAGQIIELAVPPAKEAVPVAQDLPLNIVYEDAGLVVLDKPAGLVVHPAAGHAQGTLVNALMAHCGESLSGIGGVKRPGIVHRLDKDTSGLLVAAKTDAVHQGLARLFADHGQNLHLVREYLAFVWGVPARQSGRIEAALGRHAQDRERQAVVSEDVGRHAVTHWEVLEVFQRKGKPVASLIACQLETGRTHQIRVHMAHIGHPLLGDPLYGKGFKSKSAILSPPAQEALRQLGRQALHAAQLGFEHPITGEEMLFESALPADLAALLNTLRSGE; encoded by the coding sequence TTGGTTGAGACGACGCCAACGCCGCCCACGGATGAAGCTCTATTGATCCGCTGCGTGGTGGGAGCGGAGGAAGCCGGCCAGAGGCTCGACCGTTTTCTCGCGGAGCGGACGGAAACGGGGGCCGCCTTTCTGTCACGCATGCGCATCAAGACCCTAATCGAGCAGGGCCATGTCTCTGTCGATGGCGAGGCGCGCTTGACGGCAAGCGCCAGCGTGCGGGCCGGCCAGATTATCGAATTGGCGGTGCCGCCAGCCAAAGAAGCCGTGCCGGTCGCGCAGGATCTCCCCCTCAACATCGTTTACGAAGACGCGGGCCTCGTCGTACTCGATAAGCCAGCAGGGCTCGTGGTGCATCCTGCGGCCGGCCATGCGCAAGGCACGCTGGTCAATGCGCTCATGGCCCATTGCGGCGAAAGCCTGTCGGGGATCGGCGGCGTCAAACGGCCTGGCATCGTCCATCGGCTCGACAAGGACACATCCGGCCTCCTCGTCGCGGCCAAGACCGACGCGGTGCATCAGGGCCTGGCGCGCCTATTCGCCGATCATGGCCAGAACCTGCATCTGGTGCGTGAATATCTGGCTTTCGTTTGGGGCGTTCCTGCGCGCCAGAGCGGGCGGATCGAGGCCGCTTTGGGCCGCCACGCGCAAGATCGCGAGAGACAGGCGGTGGTCTCAGAAGATGTCGGCCGTCACGCCGTCACCCATTGGGAGGTCCTGGAGGTTTTTCAGCGGAAGGGCAAGCCAGTGGCGAGCCTCATTGCCTGCCAATTGGAGACAGGCCGTACGCATCAGATCCGCGTCCACATGGCCCATATCGGCCATCCGCTTCTGGGCGATCCTCTTTATGGGAAGGGGTTCAAGAGCAAAAGCGCCATCCTGTCCCCTCCCGCCCAAGAGGCCTTGCGCCAACTCGGCCGGCAAGCGCTGCACGCCGCACAGCTCGGTTTCGAACATCCGATCACCGGCGAGGAAATGCTTTTCGAAAGCGCCCTGCCCGCCGATCTGGCGGCACTCCTCAACACCTTGCGCAGCGGAGAGTAG
- the aroB gene encoding 3-dehydroquinate synthase — protein sequence MSDGVNSISPPQQEYAPDDRRAHSIISSLGSRSLVLVGLMGSGKTSTGRRLAQRLGLPFVDADVEIESAAGMTISEIFARHGEDYFRDGERRVMARLLADGPKILATGGGAFMNEETRSRIAEKGVSIWLKADPDVLWRRVKKRPHRPLLQTREPEKTLHRLMEQRYPIYARADIAVESRDGPHDAVVEDILTALEFFLRFSPNPPLPPPGTLNPSFLGQDSALTELVPVELGARAYEIHIGPDLIARAGSLIAALAPKAACAVITDDNVAREHLPRLEQALAQQGIRYETIKVRPGEGSKSFPVYAEVCDAVIAGKFERQDLILALGGGIVGDLAGFVAATVRRGMRFVQLPTTLLSQVDSSVGGKTGINSPHGKNLVGAFHQPSLVLADTTALETLPKREFRAGYAEVVKYGLINDPDFFFWLDMHWPNVFQGGADRVHAIATSCRAKAAIVKRDELETGERALLNLGHTFGHAFEALTHFDNARLVHGEGVAIGMACAFRFSVKRGHCSPEDAARVDNHLRMVGLPTRIRDIKDFDADATAILAAMYQDKKVERGTLTFILARAIGHCFIEKKIEGEEVKAFLEEELMLS from the coding sequence ATGGGGTCTGGCAAGACCTCGACCGGACGCCGCTTGGCGCAAAGGCTCGGCCTTCCCTTCGTCGATGCCGATGTGGAAATCGAATCCGCTGCTGGCATGACGATTTCCGAAATCTTCGCGCGCCACGGAGAAGATTATTTCCGGGACGGCGAACGGCGGGTCATGGCGCGGCTTCTGGCCGATGGGCCCAAAATTCTGGCCACCGGCGGCGGCGCTTTCATGAACGAGGAAACCCGTTCCCGCATCGCCGAGAAAGGCGTATCGATCTGGCTCAAGGCCGATCCTGACGTCTTGTGGCGGCGCGTCAAGAAACGCCCACATCGGCCGCTTCTGCAAACGCGCGAGCCGGAAAAAACCTTGCACCGCCTGATGGAGCAACGCTATCCGATCTATGCGCGGGCCGATATTGCCGTCGAATCGCGCGACGGACCGCATGATGCCGTAGTCGAGGACATTCTGACGGCACTCGAGTTTTTCCTGCGCTTCTCGCCCAATCCGCCGCTCCCCCCACCCGGAACGCTCAACCCCTCTTTTCTTGGACAAGATTCCGCCTTGACCGAACTGGTTCCCGTTGAACTCGGCGCGCGCGCTTATGAGATCCATATTGGTCCCGACCTCATTGCGCGGGCTGGATCCCTGATTGCCGCTCTGGCCCCGAAAGCCGCCTGCGCCGTCATCACCGATGATAATGTCGCGCGCGAACATCTGCCCCGGCTGGAACAGGCCCTCGCGCAACAGGGCATAAGATATGAGACCATCAAAGTGCGGCCGGGCGAAGGGTCGAAATCCTTTCCGGTCTATGCCGAGGTCTGCGACGCCGTCATCGCCGGTAAATTCGAGCGGCAGGATCTCATTCTCGCGCTCGGCGGCGGCATTGTCGGTGATCTCGCCGGATTTGTCGCGGCAACGGTGCGGCGCGGCATGCGCTTCGTTCAATTGCCCACGACTCTCCTGTCACAGGTCGATTCCTCGGTCGGCGGCAAGACTGGCATCAATTCACCACATGGCAAGAATCTGGTCGGGGCCTTTCATCAGCCCTCGCTGGTTCTCGCCGATACGACCGCGCTTGAAACCCTGCCGAAACGTGAGTTCCGAGCGGGCTATGCGGAAGTGGTCAAATATGGCCTGATCAACGATCCCGATTTCTTCTTCTGGCTCGACATGCATTGGCCAAACGTCTTCCAGGGGGGAGCGGATCGTGTGCATGCCATTGCAACAAGTTGCAGAGCCAAGGCGGCCATCGTCAAACGGGATGAATTGGAAACCGGGGAACGGGCTCTGCTCAATCTCGGTCATACATTCGGGCATGCTTTCGAGGCCCTGACGCATTTCGACAATGCGCGTCTCGTCCATGGCGAAGGCGTCGCGATTGGCATGGCTTGCGCCTTTCGCTTTTCAGTCAAGCGCGGTCATTGTTCCCCCGAGGATGCCGCGCGCGTGGACAATCACTTGCGCATGGTGGGTCTGCCGACACGTATTCGCGACATCAAAGATTTCGACGCGGATGCCACGGCTATTCTTGCGGCCATGTATCAGGACAAGAAAGTCGAGCGGGGGACTCTCACCTTCATTCTCGCCCGCGCGATCGGGCATTGTTTCATCGAGAAAAAGATCGAGGGAGAAGAGGTCAAAGCCTTCTTGGAAGAGGAACTGATGCTCTCCTAG